The Paenibacillus dendritiformis region GCACTTATTTTTACAGGATGCGGCCAAAAGGAAGGCGCCCAGGCAACAGGCAGCCAGGAAAGTGCAGCTCAGCAGAATGAGAAGGCAGCGGAGGAACAGAAGACAGAGGAACATAAGGCGGAGTCCACGCAGGAAGCCGACTTCAAGGTGGTCAACACATCGCGCGGCGAAGTGAAAATTCCGGTGAACCCCCAACGCGTCGTCGACCTTGCCTATGCAACTGAAGAATTATTGATCATGGGCATCAAGCCGATTATGTCGTCAGCCGGCCCGGATCTGCCCGATTACTTGAAGGACAAGCTGGAAGGAGTAACCTTGGTGGATGCCGGCTCCGTGAAGGTGGAAGACGTGATGGCGCTGAATCCGGATTTGATTATTACGAGCGGCCGCACGGAGAAGCTGTACGATCAGCTCACGCAAATAGCGCCTACGGTCCAGTTGGAGGGCGACTTTTACACGTGGCGCGAACGCTTCCCTGAGATGGCCGGCATCTTGGGCAAAGAAAAGGAAATGAATGAATGGCTTGCTCAATATGAAGAAAAAGCGAAGAAAATCGGCGATGAAATTAAAGCCGTCACAGGAGATGCTACGTTTGCCCTGTACGTGACGAATGCGTCGCAATACCGGATTTACGGAAAAGCCTTGCTCGGCGACGTCTTGTTCTCTGACTTGAAGCTGCCGATGGGCGAAGGAGCGCCGACGGAGTCAAGCGTTGAAATTGTCTCACTTGAAAATCTGTTCAAGTTCGATCCGGACTATATTTTCTTGGGCCTGTACGGCAATAATTTGGCCGTGGCGCAAAAAAAGCTGGATGACATGCAAAAATCCGAGCTATGGGGCAAGCTGAAGGCAGCCAAAAACGGCCATGTCTATATGCTGGACAATCCAACATGGTCGTTAGGGACATTCCCGCTCGGCAAAGAAAAAGCACTTGAAATGGTGCGCGATATGGTATTGAAAAAATAAAGCAAAAGGCCGTCCCGTACGTCACACTGCATGACGTACAGGACGGCCCTCCCTCATCTGCCTTCCGGTTAAATGTTGCGGTAAACCATCAATATAACCATGATGATAAACAGGATAAAGACGAGCGTGCCGAACATCTGCGTCTTGTCAATCGCTGCCGTATTGCTCTGGCCGGCCTTCGCCGACTGCAGCGCAACCTTGATCTGCTTGCCCATAATTCCGCCCAGCGCGGCAATGGCGAGAAACACTACCATCGTCAAAATAATCCACAGCATGGAATAGCTGCCTTTACTAATCAAGTAGCCGCCGGTCAGAAATTGCGCGATCAGCGCGTACTGGGCTATCCGGTTCGCGGAATGCACGCCAAGCAGCAGCCCCTCCTGTCCCGATGCCGATACAAGCTTCAGCTTATTAACGACAAACGGAATGACCGCGTATATCCCCATTGCGACCGCCCCAAGGATATGCAAGAGTAAAAGAGCCATGGTCATAAGGAACATTCCCTCCATAGTCATGTTAAGTATGTAATATTGGTTCCTATTATACTAGACTCTTCCTCTGAACACAAAGAAAGATGGCCATTTTCGGGCCATCTTTCTGCATATCGCTATAATATTTGTCACAATTTCGATTTATCCGGCAACAACTTTGATAACATTCCGTACGGATTCGGCCGATTTGTCCAATGCCGCCCGCTCTTCCGGCGTCAAGTCAATCTCAATCACTCTCTCGATGCCGTCGCCGCCCAGTACGGCCAATACGCCCATGAACAGCTGGTCGTAGCCGTATTCGCCTTCCAGGTAAGCGATGACCGGCAGAATGCGCTTCTTGTCCTTCAGAATCGCTTCGGTCATCTGTACCAGCGAAGCCGCCGGGGCATAGTAGGCGCTGCCGTTGCCAAGCAGGTTCACGATCTCGCCACCGCCGACGCGGGTGCGCTGCACGATCGCATCAATGCGCTCCTGCGGAATCAGCTTCTCAATCGGTACGCCGCCGACATTCGTGTACCGAACGAGCGGCACCATGTCGTCGCCATGTCCGCCAAGCACGACTCCGCGGACATCTTCCACCGACACGTTCAATTCCTGCGCGATGAACGTGCAGTAACGAGCCGTGTCCAGCACGCCGGATTGGCCGATGACGCGGTTCTTCGGGAAGCCAAGCGTCTCGAATGCGGCGTAGGTCATCGCATCGACCGGATTGCTCAAAATGATGACGTAAGCATTTGGGCAGTATTTTTTCACATTCTCGCAGACGGACTTCACAATGCCTGCATTCGTGTTGACGAGATCGTCCCGGCTCATGCCCGGCTTCCGCGCTACACCCGCCGTAATGATGACGATGTCGGAATCCTTCGTATCTTCATAGTTGGAGGTACCTGTAATCTGGCTGTCGAACCCTTGCACCGGGCTTGCCTCCAGCATGTCAAGCGCCTTCCCCTTCGTTGGATTCTCGAGTTGGGGGATATCCACCAATACAACGTCTCCGAGTTCCTTTTGGGCGAGCATCAAAGCAGTAGTAGCGCCCGTGAATCCCGCACCTACTACTGTAATCTTGTTGCGTCGAATAGCCATTCCGGTCGACCCCCTATTTCATATGGTTAATGATATGATCAGCGAATTGCGAGCATTTCACTTCCGTTGCATCGTCCATCAGACGGGCAAAGTCATAGGTTACGGTCTTGTTATTGATGGCCGTCTCCATGCCTTTGTAGATCAGGTCGGCAGCTTCCTGCCAGCCAAGATGCTCCAGCAGCATGACGCCGGACAGAATAACGGAGCCCGGATTGACGACATCGAGATCCGCGTATTTCGGCGCGGTTCCGTGCGTCGCTTCGAAAATGGCATGTCCGGTAACATAGTTGATGTTCGCGCCAGGGGCAATGCCGATGCCGCCAACTTGCGCAGCCAGCGCGTCGGACAAGTAGTCGCCGTTCAGGTTCAGCGTAGCGATGACGTCGAAGTCCTTCGGACGCGTCAGCACTTGCTGCAGCGCGATATCGGCGATGGCGTCCTTGATGATGATCTTGCCGGCCGCTTCCGCTTCCGCCTGGGCCTTGTTCGCTGCATCTACGCCTTCCGCTTCCTTGATGCGATCGTACTGGCCCCAAGTGAACGTCTGCTCGGCGAATTCCTGCTCGGCTACTTCGTAGCCCCAGTTCTTGAACGCGCCTTCCGTGAACTTCATAATGTTGCCTTTGTGAACCAGCGTTACGCTCTTGCGCTTATGGGTGATCGCGTATTCGATCGCTGCGCGCACGAGACGCTTCGAGCCTTCGGAAGATACCGGCTTGATGCCGATGCCGGAAGTCTCAGGGAAGCGGATTTTCTTAACGCCCATTTCCTGCTGCAGGAAGGCAATCACTTTCTTCACTTCTTCCGATCCGGAAGCATACTCGATGCCGGCATAGATATCTTCAGTATTTTCACGGAAAATGACCATGTCAACCAATTCCGGACGCTTGACCGGAGAAGGAACGCCGTTGAAATAGCGGACCGGACGCAAGCAGGTGTACAGATCCAGCTCTTGGCGAAGCGCGACGTTCAGGGAACGGATGCCGCCGCCGATTGGCGTCGTCAACGGTCCCTTGATCGCGACGATATATTCACGAATCGCTGTCAGCGTATCGTTCGGCAGCCATTCGCCGTATGTGTTGTAGGCCTTCTCGCCCGCGAACACCTCATACCACGCCAGCTTGCGCTCGCCCTTGTACGCCTTCTCGACTGCGGCATCGAGCACCCGCTTCGATGCGCGCCAAATATCGCGGCCCGTTCCGTCGCCTTCGATGAACGGGATAATCGGATGATTAGGCACTTGCAGCTTGCCGTCTTGAATTGTAATTTTCTCGCCTTCAGTAGGTAACTCGAACTTCTCCAATTGAACCATGGACGTTCCTCCTTAAGTAAATTGCCGCACCATCACGCGATGCAGCCTTCGTCTGCCATACGATTGGCGGGAGCCACAACTCCATTGTAGCAACCCGCCGTCTGGTAGCACAAGCCAGTTCGATTATTCCGCAGCACCGTCCCGTGTCCGGCGATTATCGATCCGCAAGCGGAACGTAGCGCTGGACGGCCGGTCCGGTATACTCGGCGCGCGGACGGATAATCCGGTTGTTCTCGTACTGCTCCAAAATATGAGCCGTCCACCCGGACACCCGGCTTACCGCGAAGATCGGAGTGAACAGATCGCGCGGAATGCCAAGCAGCGTGTACACCGAGGCCGAATAGAAGTCGACGTTCGGCTTCAGACCCTTCTGACCGGTCACAATCTCTTCGATCCGCACCGACATGTTATACAGTTCGAGATTGCCGCTCTTGCTGCCAAGCTCGCGAGACATCGCCTGAAGATGCTTCGCCCGCGGATCTCCGTTCTTGTAGACGCGGTGTCCGAAGCCCATAATCTTTTCTCTTCGATTGAGCTTATCTTGAATGTAATCCTCCACGCGGTCGAGCGAGCCGATCTCTTCAAGCATCTTCATGACGGCTTCGTTGGCTCCGCCATGAAGAGGTCCCTTCAAGGCTCCGATAGCCGATACGATGCCGGAATAGATGTCGGATAGCGTCGCCACCGTGACGCGGGCGGCGAACGTGGAAGCGTTTAACTCATGATCTGCGTGAAGGACGAGCGCTTTGTCCATCGCTTTTACAGCGCTTGCCTCCGGCTCTTCCCCGGTCAGCATATACAAGAAATTGTATGCGATGGAACGGCCGGCTTGCGGAGCTACCGGCTCCTTGCCCGCGCGAAGACGCGCATAAGCGGCAACCACGGTAGGCAGCTTCGCCTGCAGGTTCACCGCCTTGGCGACATTCGCCTCCCGGCTCATATCGTCGGCCAACTCGTCATACAGAGCCAGGGCGGAAATGGCGGAGCGGAGAACAGCCATCGTATTGGCGTTCGACGGGTACAATCTCATTTGATCGATGACGGCAGGAGAAATTGCCGCATTCTCGTCGAATTGCTTCTGTAATGCAGATAATTCGTCACGGTTCGGCAGCTTGCCATGCCAGAGCAAGTACACGACCTCTTCAAAGGTTGCGTAATCAGCCAAATCGTCGATATTGTAACCGCGGTAGGTCAGCGTGCCGTCGATAATCGAGCTGATCGACGATTCCGCTGCAACAATACCTTCCAAACCTTTCGTCGCTGTCATGTGTCCTCTCTCCTTTGCATTACTAACCTATATCAATTCCAGCTTCCCTTTTCTCTGCCAATCCTGATGTTCCCTGACTATTTGGAAATAGGCAGGTTCTTTCTACTTTAAATCATAAAGGATTTTGTCGGAACTGTGAACGGTTTCATTACAGAATGTGGATAGAAATGCTTTATCACGTCTATAAATGCTTTTTGTGAAAATAAAAATGAAAGTCTTGTGATTTTAAGCATAGCATTACATATAGAGGTCTGTCCCACGTTCGGATCCGGGAAGCAGGAATCCCGGTCACCCAAGCCGGAAAGGAGACGGGAAAATGAATCACATACTGTTGAAACGGCTGTGGAGAGGAAGCCTTGTCCTGGGAGGATCCGTCCTTGTCTGCGTCTCTTGCTACGTTCTCTTGCCTGTGATGTACCCGTTCTTAATCGCGTGGCTGATCGCGCTCCTGCTGAATCCGATCGTTGATTGGATGAGCGAATCGCTGCGCTTCCCCCGCTGGCTCAGCGTCACGGTGTCGCTGCTGCTCTTCCTGCTCGGAATGATGACGATTGCGGCCGCCGTTATTACACGCATCGTCAAAGAAATATATACGGTCTCGTTAACGATGGATTACACACTGAATCAGTGGAGGGAGCTGTTTGTCCGTTTTTTCGACAGCGGGGAGGTGCAG contains the following coding sequences:
- a CDS encoding ABC transporter substrate-binding protein codes for the protein MMKRLISVTLILVLALIFTGCGQKEGAQATGSQESAAQQNEKAAEEQKTEEHKAESTQEADFKVVNTSRGEVKIPVNPQRVVDLAYATEELLIMGIKPIMSSAGPDLPDYLKDKLEGVTLVDAGSVKVEDVMALNPDLIITSGRTEKLYDQLTQIAPTVQLEGDFYTWRERFPEMAGILGKEKEMNEWLAQYEEKAKKIGDEIKAVTGDATFALYVTNASQYRIYGKALLGDVLFSDLKLPMGEGAPTESSVEIVSLENLFKFDPDYIFLGLYGNNLAVAQKKLDDMQKSELWGKLKAAKNGHVYMLDNPTWSLGTFPLGKEKALEMVRDMVLKK
- the icd gene encoding NADP-dependent isocitrate dehydrogenase, which translates into the protein MVQLEKFELPTEGEKITIQDGKLQVPNHPIIPFIEGDGTGRDIWRASKRVLDAAVEKAYKGERKLAWYEVFAGEKAYNTYGEWLPNDTLTAIREYIVAIKGPLTTPIGGGIRSLNVALRQELDLYTCLRPVRYFNGVPSPVKRPELVDMVIFRENTEDIYAGIEYASGSEEVKKVIAFLQQEMGVKKIRFPETSGIGIKPVSSEGSKRLVRAAIEYAITHKRKSVTLVHKGNIMKFTEGAFKNWGYEVAEQEFAEQTFTWGQYDRIKEAEGVDAANKAQAEAEAAGKIIIKDAIADIALQQVLTRPKDFDVIATLNLNGDYLSDALAAQVGGIGIAPGANINYVTGHAIFEATHGTAPKYADLDVVNPGSVILSGVMLLEHLGWQEAADLIYKGMETAINNKTVTYDFARLMDDATEVKCSQFADHIINHMK
- the citZ gene encoding citrate synthase is translated as MTATKGLEGIVAAESSISSIIDGTLTYRGYNIDDLADYATFEEVVYLLWHGKLPNRDELSALQKQFDENAAISPAVIDQMRLYPSNANTMAVLRSAISALALYDELADDMSREANVAKAVNLQAKLPTVVAAYARLRAGKEPVAPQAGRSIAYNFLYMLTGEEPEASAVKAMDKALVLHADHELNASTFAARVTVATLSDIYSGIVSAIGALKGPLHGGANEAVMKMLEEIGSLDRVEDYIQDKLNRREKIMGFGHRVYKNGDPRAKHLQAMSRELGSKSGNLELYNMSVRIEEIVTGQKGLKPNVDFYSASVYTLLGIPRDLFTPIFAVSRVSGWTAHILEQYENNRIIRPRAEYTGPAVQRYVPLADR
- the mdh gene encoding malate dehydrogenase, with amino-acid sequence MAIRRNKITVVGAGFTGATTALMLAQKELGDVVLVDIPQLENPTKGKALDMLEASPVQGFDSQITGTSNYEDTKDSDIVIITAGVARKPGMSRDDLVNTNAGIVKSVCENVKKYCPNAYVIILSNPVDAMTYAAFETLGFPKNRVIGQSGVLDTARYCTFIAQELNVSVEDVRGVVLGGHGDDMVPLVRYTNVGGVPIEKLIPQERIDAIVQRTRVGGGEIVNLLGNGSAYYAPAASLVQMTEAILKDKKRILPVIAYLEGEYGYDQLFMGVLAVLGGDGIERVIEIDLTPEERAALDKSAESVRNVIKVVAG